In Panicum virgatum strain AP13 chromosome 4N, P.virgatum_v5, whole genome shotgun sequence, a single window of DNA contains:
- the LOC120668419 gene encoding uncharacterized protein LOC120668419 isoform X1: MAPTGNGSSASTPADGSNAMTYVNAIPELDGNNYGKWYQKLEIALAMANIDLAITTPAPQEPEKPVRAQNEEAAAWAIREKNYDSAMTRYDADKTRWNDSNRKCLMVMKGSTSDAIKMAIPDCDTASEYLAKVKSQFTGSSKAYAAILAEQLITKKYTGGGIREHILEMSHMANKLKTMDMPLPKKFIVQLVFKSLPKAFEAFHVNYNAFPEDWGIDKLIGMCVQEEDRLKNSNGGELAFQVQHKKKNFQNKNIQHNKRPFPSGKNQHESGPSRPPPQKDWENFPVEQDQCLKCKKRGYYKRDCPEFLKELLRKGIKYEEDPAKRRKKN, translated from the coding sequence gctCCAATGCTATGACTTATGTGAATGCCATTCCTGAACTGGATGGCAACAACTATGGGAAATGGTACCAGAAATTGGAGATAGCTCTGGCGATGGCCAATATAGATTTGGCCATCACAACGCCAGCTCCACAAGAACCAGAAAAGCCCGTAAGGGCACAGAATGAAGAAGCTGCTGCTTGGGCTATCCGAGAGAAGAATTATGACTCTGCTATGACCAGATATGATGCTGACAAGACACGTTGGAATGATTCCAACCGCAAGTGTCTTATGGTCATGAAGGGTTCCACTTCAGATGCCATCAAGATGGCGATCCCAGATTGTGACACCGCTTCAGAATATTTAGCAAAGGTGAAGAgtcagtttactggttcttccaAGGCTTATGCTGCCATTCTTGCTGAGCAGCTTATCACCAAGAAATACACTGGCGGTGGCATCAGAGAACATATCTTAGAAATGAGCCACATGGCCAACAAGCTTAAGACAATGGACATGCCTTTGCCAAAAAAGTTCATTGTTCAGCTGGTCTTCAAGTCCCTACCAAAGGCGTTTGAGGCATTTCATGTCAACTATAACGCTTTTCCAGAAGATTGGGGTATTGACAAGCTGATTGGCATGTGTGTTCAAGAAGAAGATCGCCTTAAGAACTCCAATGGTGGTGAGCTTGCTTTTCAAGTTCAGCACAAGAAAAAGAATTTTCAGAATAAGAACATCCAGCATAACAAGAGACCTTTCCCATCAGGCAAGAATCAGCATGAGAGTGGTCCTTCCAGACCACCTCCACAGAAAGACTGGGAAAATTTTCCAGTTGaacaagaccagtgcctgaagtgcAAAAAGAGAGGGTACTACAAAAGGGACTGCCCAGAATTTCTGAAAGAGTTGTTAAGAAAGGGGATCAAGTATGAGGaggaccctgccaagaggcgcaAGAAGAATTAA
- the LOC120668419 gene encoding uncharacterized protein LOC120668419 isoform X2, with the protein MAPTGNGSSASTPADGSNAMTYVNAIPELDGNNYGKWYQKLEIALAMANIDLAITTPAPQEPEKPVRAQNEEAAAWAIREKNYDSAMTRYDADKTRWNDSNRKCLMVMKGSTSDAIKMAIPDCDTASEYLAKVKSQFTGSSKAYAAILAEQLITKKYTGGGIREHILEMSHMANKLKTMDMPLPKKFIVQLVFKSLPKAFEAFHVNYNAFPEDWGIDKLIGMCVQEEDRLKNSNGGKNQHESGPSRPPPQKDWENFPVEQDQCLKCKKRGYYKRDCPEFLKELLRKGIKYEEDPAKRRKKN; encoded by the exons gctCCAATGCTATGACTTATGTGAATGCCATTCCTGAACTGGATGGCAACAACTATGGGAAATGGTACCAGAAATTGGAGATAGCTCTGGCGATGGCCAATATAGATTTGGCCATCACAACGCCAGCTCCACAAGAACCAGAAAAGCCCGTAAGGGCACAGAATGAAGAAGCTGCTGCTTGGGCTATCCGAGAGAAGAATTATGACTCTGCTATGACCAGATATGATGCTGACAAGACACGTTGGAATGATTCCAACCGCAAGTGTCTTATGGTCATGAAGGGTTCCACTTCAGATGCCATCAAGATGGCGATCCCAGATTGTGACACCGCTTCAGAATATTTAGCAAAGGTGAAGAgtcagtttactggttcttccaAGGCTTATGCTGCCATTCTTGCTGAGCAGCTTATCACCAAGAAATACACTGGCGGTGGCATCAGAGAACATATCTTAGAAATGAGCCACATGGCCAACAAGCTTAAGACAATGGACATGCCTTTGCCAAAAAAGTTCATTGTTCAGCTGGTCTTCAAGTCCCTACCAAAGGCGTTTGAGGCATTTCATGTCAACTATAACGCTTTTCCAGAAGATTGGGGTATTGACAAGCTGATTGGCATGTGTGTTCAAGAAGAAGATCGCCTTAAGAACTCCAATGGTG GCAAGAATCAGCATGAGAGTGGTCCTTCCAGACCACCTCCACAGAAAGACTGGGAAAATTTTCCAGTTGaacaagaccagtgcctgaagtgcAAAAAGAGAGGGTACTACAAAAGGGACTGCCCAGAATTTCTGAAAGAGTTGTTAAGAAAGGGGATCAAGTATGAGGaggaccctgccaagaggcgcaAGAAGAATTAA